Proteins found in one Methanospirillum hungatei JF-1 genomic segment:
- a CDS encoding DEAD/DEAH box helicase, with protein MESAYILVRDGKFKPVLTLTPEGYQADWVPALLPDDLVWLARYAAAMPPVMRYASPLEELPEPIRKPEQIIFAGLSGMMETIIRQALRQHPPSIRPGKRMMEQEKDALAFMAQLTGKDLNTREHELDPIFAERMNHWLSFRREGYMPFHTCIIVQEPGGEDLEPWTIRLCMRSEADPDLIIPAGTIWNLPEESGGILPPGPVLIQELLSGLSQAASASPILKACLSGSNPTTGEITLADAATFLTTEVLAVKDKGFDVILPSWWTDEKYRPRIELGAQKKGPAHPHGMLGISELISFDYRIAIGDESVTPEEFWQAVRQKTPIIKVKGRWIYGNAGALSTALSQFERRYIRGKSQAGDLIRLSVGGFDGPMTVQVRGTDEWTKDILTMLRSTQDTAEFPIPQTLNGTLRPYQEIGHAFLLRCTERGFGACLADDMGLGKTIQTIAWFLSLKEQKPDIGPALIICPMSVVGNWEREIKRFAPSLSVWIHHGISRCRGDEFIAHIGRYDLILTTYNLASRDIDHLLPVRWSAVILDEAQNIKNPNTLQSQAIRELTADRRIALTGTPVENRLLELWSIMDFLNPGYLGSQHAFQSRYGHLSGTEQDKHGTTELRLLIRPFLLRRMKTDTSVIADLPEKMESRVFCTLTHEQATLYQAVVEDMAQSLETVTGLARRGVIFRAITRLKQICNHPGLFIHDRGVLPERSGKVSRLLEMLEEVSEEGDSALIFTQYATFAEYLARILEERFLIPVFLLTGKTSRRERERLVREFQSSKEPSFFVISLKAGGTGLNLTAATHVFHVDRWWNPAVEDQATDRTYRIGQKQNVQVHLMIAAGTLEEQIDRINAEKRILGREVLAQGEDLLTSLSTEELLDIVSLRDAVLSGEEEE; from the coding sequence ATGGAATCAGCATATATACTGGTCAGGGACGGAAAGTTCAAACCAGTCCTCACCCTGACACCAGAAGGATATCAGGCAGACTGGGTCCCGGCCCTCCTCCCAGATGATCTCGTATGGCTGGCCCGGTATGCAGCCGCTATGCCGCCGGTCATGCGATATGCCTCTCCCCTGGAGGAACTGCCCGAACCTATTCGAAAACCGGAGCAAATCATCTTTGCTGGCCTCTCCGGGATGATGGAGACCATTATCCGGCAGGCACTCAGACAGCACCCTCCATCGATCCGGCCAGGAAAGCGGATGATGGAACAGGAAAAAGATGCCCTTGCCTTCATGGCTCAACTCACCGGAAAAGACCTGAATACGCGGGAACATGAATTGGATCCGATCTTTGCAGAGAGGATGAATCACTGGCTTTCGTTTCGAAGAGAGGGATATATGCCCTTTCATACCTGTATCATCGTACAGGAACCAGGAGGGGAGGACCTGGAACCCTGGACGATACGCCTGTGTATGCGATCAGAAGCAGATCCTGATCTCATCATCCCGGCAGGGACTATCTGGAACCTTCCCGAAGAATCAGGCGGAATCCTCCCCCCTGGGCCGGTTCTCATCCAGGAACTCCTCTCCGGACTTTCCCAGGCAGCATCAGCATCTCCTATCCTGAAAGCCTGCCTGTCCGGGTCGAATCCGACGACCGGGGAGATTACACTAGCCGATGCAGCGACTTTTCTTACCACAGAGGTTCTTGCAGTCAAAGACAAGGGATTTGACGTCATCCTCCCGTCATGGTGGACCGATGAGAAGTACAGGCCCCGGATAGAACTTGGTGCACAGAAGAAAGGGCCGGCTCACCCCCATGGGATGCTCGGAATATCAGAGCTTATCTCGTTTGATTACCGGATTGCCATCGGTGATGAATCAGTCACTCCTGAAGAGTTCTGGCAGGCAGTCAGACAAAAGACGCCGATCATCAAAGTGAAGGGACGGTGGATTTATGGGAATGCAGGTGCCCTTTCCACTGCACTCTCACAATTTGAGCGGCGGTACATCAGGGGAAAATCACAGGCAGGGGATCTCATCCGGCTGTCGGTCGGAGGATTTGATGGTCCGATGACTGTTCAGGTCAGGGGAACAGACGAATGGACCAAAGACATACTTACCATGCTCCGTTCTACCCAGGATACTGCCGAATTTCCAATCCCACAAACCCTGAACGGTACACTCCGGCCATACCAGGAGATCGGTCATGCCTTCCTTCTGCGATGTACTGAGCGGGGATTTGGAGCCTGTCTTGCCGACGACATGGGACTAGGAAAGACCATTCAGACGATTGCCTGGTTTTTATCATTAAAAGAACAAAAGCCGGATATTGGTCCGGCTCTCATCATCTGTCCGATGTCAGTTGTAGGAAACTGGGAACGGGAGATAAAACGGTTTGCTCCTTCTCTGTCGGTCTGGATCCACCATGGCATATCCCGGTGTCGTGGGGATGAATTCATCGCCCATATCGGCCGGTATGACCTTATTCTGACCACGTACAACCTGGCAAGCCGGGATATCGATCATCTCCTCCCGGTCAGGTGGTCTGCAGTCATCCTTGACGAGGCTCAGAATATTAAAAATCCGAATACGCTCCAGTCCCAGGCGATCCGGGAGCTGACTGCTGACCGGAGAATAGCCCTGACCGGTACACCAGTGGAGAACCGGCTCCTTGAACTCTGGTCTATCATGGACTTTCTCAATCCCGGATACCTGGGGTCGCAGCATGCATTCCAGTCACGGTATGGCCATCTGTCAGGAACAGAACAGGATAAACATGGGACCACAGAGCTTCGTCTGCTCATCAGGCCGTTCCTTCTCCGACGGATGAAGACCGACACGTCAGTGATTGCTGACCTTCCGGAAAAGATGGAATCACGGGTTTTTTGCACGCTTACCCATGAACAGGCGACCCTCTACCAGGCGGTTGTCGAAGATATGGCACAGTCTCTTGAGACGGTAACCGGACTTGCACGACGGGGTGTCATATTCCGGGCCATCACCAGACTGAAGCAGATCTGCAATCACCCCGGTCTTTTCATCCATGATCGGGGGGTTCTGCCCGAACGATCAGGAAAAGTCTCCCGACTTCTTGAGATGCTGGAGGAGGTCAGTGAAGAAGGAGATTCGGCCCTTATATTCACTCAGTATGCTACGTTTGCAGAGTATCTTGCCCGAATACTCGAGGAGAGGTTTTTAATACCGGTATTCCTCCTCACCGGGAAGACCTCACGACGTGAGCGTGAACGACTGGTCAGGGAGTTTCAGTCATCAAAAGAGCCATCATTCTTTGTGATATCATTAAAAGCAGGAGGGACCGGGCTGAACCTCACCGCTGCGACCCATGTATTTCATGTTGATCGATGGTGGAATCCTGCAGTTGAGGACCAGGCGACGGACCGGACCTACCGGATAGGACAGAAGCAGAATGTGCAAGTACACCTCATGATCGCTGCCGGAACACTGGAGGAACAGATTGACCGGATTAATGCAGAAAAACGGATTCTGGGACGGGAGGTTCTGGCACAGGGAGAGGATCTCCTCACCAGTCTCTCAACAGAGGAGTTACTTGATATCGTCTCACTCCGTGATGCGGTGCTCTCCGGGGAGGAGGAGGAATGA
- a CDS encoding SWIM zinc finger family protein has product MTRKMWWQIPGTLPVSKKITLQSQYGPVGKNWWASRFVSVLEEYGENGRLTRAKHCARNGFGNSIRIGPGEMSMGICCSGTATRPVGLLFPRFSREVWDNVIDTITNDAALTGSLITGEFSRDLVDTLEKKEIFLIPDQYRSVRAYCHCSDDQNPCIHIAAAWYYLAEVLDEDPWILFLLHGMTKEEVISRVQTCRLQVSHPAVGSDVTAGMEQKTTIPKTGDTRSFFSCIGESDEVLRPVPERKVSPILLLGPAPYRLGGKNLEERIEKLYPVIGAYAKGEMDRMREKSSRLRHR; this is encoded by the coding sequence ATGACGAGAAAGATGTGGTGGCAGATTCCAGGCACACTCCCGGTCAGTAAAAAGATTACCCTGCAAAGCCAGTACGGGCCGGTTGGGAAGAACTGGTGGGCCTCCCGGTTTGTATCGGTCCTTGAGGAGTATGGAGAGAACGGACGACTCACCAGGGCAAAACATTGTGCCAGGAACGGGTTTGGGAATTCCATCCGAATCGGTCCGGGTGAGATGAGTATGGGGATCTGTTGCAGCGGAACAGCAACCAGACCTGTAGGATTGTTATTCCCCCGATTCTCCAGGGAGGTCTGGGACAATGTCATCGATACGATCACCAACGATGCTGCCCTGACCGGCTCACTCATAACCGGAGAGTTCTCGCGGGATCTTGTGGATACGCTGGAAAAGAAGGAGATATTTCTTATTCCTGACCAGTATCGGAGTGTTCGTGCCTACTGTCACTGTAGTGATGATCAGAACCCCTGTATCCATATCGCCGCTGCATGGTATTATCTTGCCGAGGTTCTGGATGAGGACCCCTGGATACTGTTTCTGCTTCATGGGATGACGAAGGAAGAGGTGATAAGCCGGGTACAGACGTGCCGGCTTCAGGTATCCCATCCGGCTGTCGGGTCTGATGTGACAGCAGGAATGGAGCAGAAGACCACTATTCCGAAGACCGGTGATACCCGGAGTTTCTTCTCATGCATCGGGGAGAGTGATGAGGTCCTGCGTCCGGTACCGGAGCGAAAGGTGTCGCCCATCCTGCTGCTTGGACCGGCCCCGTACCGGCTCGGAGGGAAGAATCTTGAGGAGCGGATAGAGAAACTGTATCCGGTTATCGGTGCGTATGCGAAAGGAGAGATGGATCGGATGAGGGAGAAATCATCCCGTCTGCGCCATCGATGA
- a CDS encoding FtsK/SpoIIIE domain-containing protein, whose protein sequence is MQRLFVSELHLCQHCPRLFGYACRGEKDAWRVGQKGSGNLPGKRFHTFADQVFRHITQEKTSQHAFITALQSPDPDSAESIREFIKNEFFIPYLTKHAPRLSHEQIEAFAVACDRWIRYLRVFISPDGTGIEDPKKLISTIFHSSEYTMSSDFLCDDGEVVKISGRPDALLFDPGTQEPVVVEYKGRKESDPTQDLAQTSLYAWLVSRSIGITPRVDMLYLEDPVPLVRYDSSAIHTLIGNHASLITLARRIKEGHLPVPRCKDPDLCKMCPYTACDTDFEVIRPNTPQKQEEEVKPTDTRIPHDLSLGEAYLSRLVETLHLLSIPVLPAGFIFGPRFIRLKIIPDLSKRVTFSKIANRAVDIQLGLSLSFPPLIQAQSGYISCDVPHDTWQPCDVRSLIRDGKPSSRSVCPFPIGRRIDGSVMMGDLADPVMTSCLIGGTSGSGKSELIRSIVIGSTLMNPKNQVSFILIDPKRVTFTDFLSFPSLFMPVIMDPDMAITTLDACVREMEERYIHLEKTGFTNISKYNTRQPEPMTRRIIVIDEYADLIMNRVTKEALETAIQKIGQKGRAAGFHLILATQRPDARIITGVIKANLQLKIGLKVTSASNSRIILDESGAECLAGYGDMLIGGSVPIQRLQGALVSSGDFSACGKK, encoded by the coding sequence ATGCAAAGACTCTTCGTAAGTGAACTCCATCTCTGCCAGCACTGCCCACGGCTCTTTGGATATGCCTGCAGGGGCGAGAAGGATGCATGGAGGGTCGGACAGAAAGGATCAGGAAACCTTCCCGGGAAGCGGTTTCATACCTTCGCAGATCAGGTTTTTCGACATATTACGCAGGAGAAGACAAGCCAGCATGCCTTTATCACCGCACTTCAATCACCTGATCCTGATAGTGCAGAATCAATTCGAGAGTTTATCAAGAATGAGTTTTTCATCCCATATCTTACAAAACATGCCCCTCGCCTCTCACATGAACAGATAGAGGCATTTGCAGTCGCATGCGACCGATGGATACGCTATCTCAGAGTCTTCATCTCCCCTGACGGGACGGGTATTGAGGATCCAAAAAAACTCATATCAACCATATTTCACTCATCAGAATACACCATGAGTTCTGATTTTCTATGTGACGATGGAGAAGTGGTGAAAATAAGCGGAAGGCCTGATGCTCTTCTTTTTGATCCTGGGACACAAGAACCGGTGGTTGTAGAGTATAAGGGGAGAAAAGAGTCAGATCCAACGCAGGATCTTGCACAGACCTCACTGTATGCATGGCTCGTCTCCCGGTCAATCGGCATCACACCACGGGTTGATATGCTCTATCTTGAAGACCCCGTCCCCCTCGTCAGATATGACTCATCTGCGATACACACTCTCATAGGAAATCATGCATCACTCATCACTCTTGCACGACGGATTAAAGAAGGCCATCTCCCGGTTCCCAGATGTAAGGACCCTGACCTGTGCAAAATGTGCCCCTATACCGCATGTGACACTGACTTTGAAGTGATTCGTCCTAATACGCCACAAAAACAGGAAGAAGAAGTCAAACCGACGGATACCCGAATCCCGCATGATCTCTCTCTTGGAGAGGCATATCTCTCCAGGTTGGTCGAGACCCTCCATCTGCTTTCAATTCCGGTTCTCCCGGCAGGATTTATCTTCGGACCGCGATTTATCAGGCTGAAGATTATCCCTGATCTCTCGAAAAGAGTCACGTTTTCCAAGATTGCGAACCGTGCGGTTGATATCCAGCTTGGATTATCGCTATCCTTTCCTCCCCTTATTCAGGCACAAAGCGGGTATATCAGCTGTGACGTACCCCATGATACCTGGCAGCCATGCGATGTCAGATCCCTGATCCGGGATGGAAAACCATCATCCAGGTCAGTCTGTCCCTTTCCGATCGGGAGAAGAATAGACGGATCGGTCATGATGGGCGATCTGGCAGATCCGGTTATGACCAGTTGTCTTATCGGGGGGACATCCGGATCAGGAAAGAGTGAACTTATCCGGTCAATCGTCATCGGAAGTACACTCATGAACCCGAAAAACCAGGTCTCATTCATACTTATCGATCCAAAACGAGTGACATTTACCGATTTTCTCTCCTTCCCATCTCTCTTCATGCCGGTGATCATGGATCCAGATATGGCTATCACGACCCTTGATGCATGTGTCAGAGAGATGGAGGAACGGTATATTCATCTGGAAAAAACGGGGTTTACGAACATTTCAAAGTACAATACCAGGCAACCTGAACCGATGACCCGCCGGATCATCGTTATTGATGAGTATGCGGATCTTATCATGAACCGGGTCACGAAAGAGGCTCTGGAGACTGCAATTCAGAAGATTGGACAGAAAGGAAGAGCGGCAGGGTTTCATCTGATTCTGGCCACCCAGCGACCTGATGCACGGATAATCACCGGCGTCATCAAAGCAAATCTTCAACTCAAGATTGGGCTGAAAGTTACGTCTGCATCTAATTCACGAATCATTCTCGATGAATCCGGAGCAGAATGTCTGGCAGGATATGGAGATATGCTCATCGGCGGGAGTGTTCCGATACAGCGATTACAGGGAGCCCTGGTCTCATCAGGTGATTTTTCGGCGTGTGGAAAGAAATAG
- a CDS encoding type II toxin-antitoxin system RelE family toxin, translating into MSKFTLLISKGAERDLAQLPKFARRSLEVAFAELELLENPREKLGPLKGRAKGLYSLRTGEYRAILEIFDNKLMLLVIEAGHRKTIYRKYQS; encoded by the coding sequence TTGAGTAAGTTCACGTTACTCATCTCGAAAGGAGCAGAACGTGACTTAGCACAGCTTCCGAAATTTGCCCGGAGATCTCTTGAGGTTGCTTTTGCAGAACTTGAACTACTTGAAAATCCTCGGGAGAAACTTGGACCCCTCAAAGGGAGGGCAAAGGGCTTGTATTCATTGAGGACTGGAGAATATCGGGCCATCCTTGAGATTTTTGATAATAAACTGATGCTTCTGGTAATTGAAGCAGGTCATAGGAAAACGATATACCGTAAATACCAAAGTTAA
- a CDS encoding DUF3821 domain-containing protein — MTKIISFLLVAIVILAIVSSPVYAVVNKISPGDKVFLGESGLDLTGFIDGPVMIAWYHDPCNYGIIGGYRGCVPPEDETPTIIKKIEDPADFFVKPIDFVWFPGEWYLWDGEKHGDVVFIIEEPSISINIWDSTKQRDITNKAIPQGNYVDFLIETNMDSVTKREGYNEEDAPFSIFIKLGKDGDIISELPGKDNAMISLLQLPVDKNKWYWVGLDEDHTKAAKGDGWNTGDLSVLPGEYWVWAESNLNGMIDNYLAPDGSTWTSKTQSSVKKIKITEEPGTVSKPTHTVGKPIYGGQTD; from the coding sequence ATGACCAAAATTATAAGTTTTCTTCTGGTTGCAATCGTGATTCTGGCAATAGTATCGTCCCCAGTTTATGCAGTGGTGAATAAAATCTCACCCGGTGATAAGGTATTTTTAGGTGAAAGTGGACTAGACCTGACCGGTTTTATTGATGGACCGGTAATGATTGCATGGTACCATGATCCCTGTAATTATGGAATCATTGGAGGGTATCGTGGTTGTGTTCCTCCGGAAGATGAAACCCCCACAATAATAAAAAAAATTGAAGACCCAGCAGACTTTTTTGTGAAACCAATTGATTTTGTATGGTTTCCAGGTGAATGGTATCTCTGGGACGGAGAAAAACATGGTGATGTTGTTTTCATCATCGAAGAACCATCAATTTCGATAAACATCTGGGATAGCACGAAACAAAGGGATATTACTAATAAAGCAATTCCACAAGGAAATTATGTCGATTTTCTTATTGAAACAAATATGGATAGTGTCACCAAACGGGAAGGGTATAATGAAGAGGATGCACCATTTTCAATTTTCATAAAACTTGGAAAAGATGGAGATATTATTTCAGAACTACCGGGGAAGGACAATGCAATGATTTCTTTATTGCAACTCCCGGTTGATAAAAACAAGTGGTATTGGGTTGGATTAGATGAAGATCATACAAAAGCTGCCAAAGGAGATGGATGGAATACTGGTGATCTATCAGTATTACCCGGAGAATACTGGGTATGGGCTGAATCTAATCTGAATGGTATGATTGATAATTACCTAGCACCAGATGGATCGACATGGACTTCAAAAACCCAAAGTTCGGTTAAAAAGATAAAGATAACCGAGGAACCAGGCACTGTATCTAAACCAACACATACTGTGGGAAAACCAATATATGGCGGGCAAACAGACTAA
- a CDS encoding type II toxin-antitoxin system RelE family toxin: MQREHWRNLNKKLVKKSIKIYKNLQKIKSNPYKFIEPLNRPKGAEPLYKLRIGEYRAIMAIRNNEMVILVVDIGHRKIIYRKYQ; the protein is encoded by the coding sequence ATGCAGAGAGAACATTGGAGAAATTTGAACAAAAAATTAGTCAAAAAATCTATAAAAATCTATAAAAATCTTCAGAAAATAAAATCTAACCCATACAAATTTATTGAACCCCTGAATAGACCAAAAGGTGCAGAACCACTATATAAACTTCGGATAGGAGAATACCGGGCAATAATGGCTATAAGAAACAATGAAATGGTAATCCTGGTGGTGGATATTGGCCATCGTAAAATAATATACCGGAAATATCAGTGA
- a CDS encoding ATP-binding protein, which translates to MTEKKKEYTIDRDDMIPKFRVGTDDFKKLRDEGGYFVDKTLFIKEIIDGNEVTLIPRPRRFGKTLNMTMLRYFFERSEESRAYLFDSCAIADYPMYMEHQGQYPVIFLSLKDLKRDSYDHFIKATKAEIGRLYREYLPISKSLPEASRDRYLRICREESPDHELYNSLKELISHCYSFYKKPVIVLIDEYDTPMIEAFSKGYYNEMSDFMRSWLGAGLKPEQGQVLYRAVITGILRIAKESIFSDLNNLDVASPLMIGPYADKFGFTEQEVSTILTAFEVENHADIIRDWYNGYSFGGHTIYNPWSLISYIQAIPNPPSPKWLNTSSNALVYEELASGGLEIKRDLEVLLSGEELRYPLSENITFGDIGKNPANIWSLLYYSGYLKADDPKFAEYDPNLLTYSLSIPNREIFLAYRQFVNRLFETRTMSAGIKDFISYFLENKIPSVLEQTLSDLTLGLVSMYDVAKLPEAVFHAFVLGLLANLRNVYEIRSNVEAGYGRADILMIPKTGTYSIGYIIECKSVKKEGDGEKAAADGLAQIREKEYMAALVNAGVPLEKIVKLAVTLQGKRVTVKKE; encoded by the coding sequence ATGACCGAGAAAAAGAAAGAGTATACCATAGACAGGGACGATATGATTCCGAAATTCCGGGTTGGGACTGATGATTTTAAAAAGTTACGCGACGAAGGAGGATATTTCGTTGACAAAACCCTCTTTATCAAAGAGATAATAGATGGGAACGAAGTAACCCTCATTCCACGTCCCCGGCGTTTTGGTAAGACCCTCAATATGACGATGCTGCGGTACTTCTTTGAACGATCAGAGGAGAGCCGGGCCTACCTTTTTGATTCCTGTGCTATTGCTGATTACCCTATGTATATGGAGCATCAGGGACAATATCCGGTAATTTTTTTAAGTTTAAAGGATCTTAAGCGTGATTCCTATGATCACTTTATCAAGGCAACGAAGGCGGAGATCGGGAGACTATACAGAGAATATTTGCCGATTAGCAAATCCTTACCTGAAGCAAGCAGGGACCGGTATCTTCGTATTTGTCGGGAGGAGTCACCAGATCATGAACTCTATAACAGTCTGAAAGAACTCATCTCTCACTGTTACTCTTTTTACAAAAAGCCGGTCATCGTCCTCATCGATGAATATGACACCCCCATGATAGAAGCTTTTTCCAAGGGGTACTATAATGAAATGTCGGATTTCATGCGATCATGGCTTGGAGCAGGATTAAAACCGGAGCAGGGTCAGGTTCTCTACCGTGCGGTCATCACCGGGATTCTCCGGATAGCCAAAGAGTCCATCTTTTCTGATCTCAACAATCTGGATGTCGCAAGCCCGCTTATGATCGGCCCCTATGCAGATAAGTTCGGGTTTACCGAACAGGAGGTTTCCACTATCCTGACCGCATTTGAGGTTGAAAATCATGCCGATATCATCAGGGACTGGTATAACGGGTATTCATTCGGTGGTCACACCATATACAACCCCTGGTCTCTCATCAGTTATATTCAGGCAATTCCAAACCCACCATCTCCGAAATGGCTGAATACTTCTTCGAACGCTCTCGTATATGAAGAACTTGCATCGGGGGGGCTCGAGATAAAACGGGATCTTGAGGTGTTGCTTTCCGGGGAGGAACTCAGATATCCTCTCAGTGAAAATATCACCTTTGGAGATATCGGGAAAAATCCGGCGAATATCTGGAGTTTACTCTATTATTCCGGGTATCTGAAGGCAGATGACCCAAAATTTGCAGAGTATGATCCAAATCTTTTAACGTATTCTCTTTCTATTCCAAACCGGGAGATTTTTCTTGCGTACCGGCAGTTTGTGAATAGGTTATTTGAAACCAGAACTATGAGTGCCGGGATAAAAGATTTTATCTCCTATTTTCTTGAAAATAAGATTCCTTCTGTCCTTGAGCAGACGCTTTCCGATCTTACCCTTGGCCTTGTGAGTATGTATGATGTCGCAAAGCTTCCTGAAGCTGTCTTTCATGCTTTCGTTCTTGGTCTACTCGCAAATCTTCGGAATGTGTATGAGATCAGATCCAATGTCGAAGCGGGATATGGCAGGGCCGACATCCTCATGATCCCAAAGACCGGGACATATTCAATCGGGTACATTATCGAATGTAAGAGTGTAAAAAAAGAGGGAGACGGAGAGAAAGCAGCAGCGGATGGTTTGGCTCAGATACGGGAGAAGGAGTATATGGCTGCTTTGGTGAATGCAGGGGTACCCCTAGAGAAGATAGTAAAACTTGCCGTTACGTTGCAGGGAAAGAGGGTAACGGTGAAAAAAGAGTAA